From Macaca mulatta isolate MMU2019108-1 chromosome 3, T2T-MMU8v2.0, whole genome shotgun sequence, the proteins below share one genomic window:
- the TFF2 gene encoding trefoil factor 2: MGPRDAQLLAVLLVLGLCALAGGEKPSPCQCSRLSPQKRKNCGFPGITSDQCFDKGCCFDSRVAGVPWCFEPLPKQESEQCVMEVSARRDCGYRGISPEECASRNCCFSNLIFEVPWCFYPKSVEDCHY; the protein is encoded by the exons ATGGGACCACGAGACGCCCAGCTCCTGGCAGTGCTCCTCGTCCTGGGGCTGTGTGCCCTGGCGGGGGGTGAGAAACCCT CCCCCTGCCAGTGCTCCAGGCTGAGCCCCCAAAAAAGGAAGAACTGCGGCTTCCCTGGCATCACCAGCGACCAGTGCTTTGACAAAGGATGCTGTTTCGACTCCAGAGTCGCTGGGGTCCCCTGGTGTTTCGAACCCCTCCCGAAGCAAG AGTCGGAGCAGTGCGTCATGGAGGTCTCAGCCCGAAGAGACTGTGGCTACCGGGGCATCAGCCCCGAGGAATGCGCCTCTCGGAATTGCTGCTTCTCCAACCTCATCTTTGAAGTGCCCTGGTGCTTCTACCCGAAGTCTGTGGAAG ACTGCCATTACTAA